The proteins below come from a single Rosa rugosa chromosome 2, drRosRugo1.1, whole genome shotgun sequence genomic window:
- the LOC133731283 gene encoding uncharacterized protein LOC133731283, which translates to MRRHMDKALRLEYMSIKNARELWVALEERFGNVQDSLLPNLKVQWNNLRFADFKSVAKYNSEALRLQSMFRFCGQPVTEQELIEKTLSTFPVSAIVVSKQYRTEVNAGRITRFHQLINIISVAEKHDNILVRNYNSRPIGTKSVHEANYNAPKGGRKERYPKNRAHEGRLGPYNRPNQEGNHKFGADKRGGNATRGRGGRGISSRNGGSMGRGGGTNPPRERPQRAQRAPQLKGGNHNDECHRCGSIEHWFKQCKASEELAARYRAYRDLREQEVYLAEEEEDGGDVNLTIEDFKAEDEVHMDATDFD; encoded by the coding sequence atgcgacgccatatggacaaggcactcagattggagtatatgtcgatcaagaatgcaagagagctatgggtagcgctagaagagcgctttggcaatgtccaagattccctcctccctaacttgaaggttcaatggaacaatctgcgctttgctgacttcaagtctgttgctaaatATAATTCAGAGGCTCTTCGCTTACAATCCATGTTTAGATTCTGTGggcaacctgtcacagagcaagagctaattgagaagactctctccaccttccccgtttcagccattgtggtatcaaagcaataccgtactgaagtcaatgctggacggatcacgaggtttcatcagcttatcaatattatatctgtagctgagaaacatgataacatactcgtgaggaattataattcaaggcccattggaactaagagcgttcatgaggcgaattataatgcacccaaaggagggcgcaaggagcggtaccctaagaATAGGGCACATGAGGGACGTTTGggcccatataaccgccctaaccagGAAGGAAACCACAAGTTTGGTGCGGATAAACGTGGTGgtaatgccacacgtgggagagggggtcgtggTATCTCTAGCCGTAATGGTGGCTCaatgggtcgtggtggtggcaccaaccctcctagggaacgcccgcaacgtgcacaacgtgcacctcaattaaaaggaggcaaccacaatgatgagtgtcatcgatgtggatcaattgagcattggttcaagcaatgcaaggcaagcgaggaactagctgcaagatacagggcatatagggacctgagagagcaagaagtgtaccttgcagaagaagaagaagatggtggagatgtcaatctcaccatagaggacttcaaagctgaagatgaagtgcacaTGGATGcaacagactttgattag